Within Vicia villosa cultivar HV-30 ecotype Madison, WI linkage group LG1, Vvil1.0, whole genome shotgun sequence, the genomic segment GCTTTCTTAAATCATACTCTTTGTTTGTTTCACTAGTCACCAGCATGAGAATGAGATGTCCTTTTCAATGTACTAAACACTAGCTACATTTGATTAATGGAAATTTCATTTTATGCATAGTACAGCCAAATGAAATGAACCATTTTGTACATTAGGAAACTTCCTTTGACCCTCCCTTTCCCTCTTAATATATTCTCATACCATCAAATCTCAAAATGGTTAAACTATTGCATTCATTTTGGCAAAATGAGCAAGGGTCCTGGTGTATATTCAAGTATTGGTGATAAAGCCAAAGGTTTTATCAGTTCCTCTTCTTTTTCTGCACTTGATCTTTAAGCTTTTTTACTATTGTTATATTGACATAAAtttgttcatatattttttattagatgTTCTTTACAAGGACTATGCTCAACAATCGCCGATTCACTTTCACTACAAATTCATGGATTGGAATGCAGGCTTTGCTTGTAAAGGtattatgaataatataaatttaactcTATAGTACTGCACGCATTCACGCAGTCAGTGAATCAACGATCCATTCGATCTCCACCTcgataattttagtttttaaagaAAGGGGATCGGACGGTCTAGATCTCAAATCTGCTTATTTTTTGGATTGTCTAATATGGACTGGATGGTCACGAATCCCCTGACTGCATGAATGCATGCAGTCAGTGACTGACCCGGGTTCGAACTTCTTATAACCCTAAAAAAACATGACATTACATAAGCCATGTCTGACTGGAGTGTTTTTGCTGCTTTATCAATTACAGTTATAGAAATTGTACCTGGATTCCGGACAGTTTTCAAATGTACCATACCAGATTCCGGGAAGGTGAAATTACTTTTTGTTTACCTATAAACTACTATATTTAGTATCATCTTTAACCATTTTTAGTGTTAAATTAATTTTCATTGCACTATGAAATCACAGGTAGAACTACAGTATGTGAATAGATTCACTGGGATTAGTGGATGCATTGGATTATTAGGAAGCGAAGAAGGACAATACGAACCTGTTTTAAACTTCTCCGGCCTTCTAGGAACAAGCATTCTGTCCCTGGGAGCCAATGTTGCATTCCACATACCAACAAGATCGATAACCAAGCTCAATGCTGGTTTCGGCTTCAACAGTGCCTTCCTCGAAGCTTCATTGACCTTGTAAGATATATCCAGGAAAAACTAGACTAACTTGATGATTAACCATTAGTACTTAGAGTTCTACACTCCTGTTTAATGCTGAAGTTCTGTGTTATGCAGGCATGACAGCTTCGACACACTAAAAGCGACGTTTTATCATCAAGTAAATCCCCTAACCCAGACGGCCATTGCAACACAGGTGAAGCATAGCTTGTCACTCAAGGAAACTGGTGTCAACATTGGTGTTCAGCATGCATTTTTTCCGGAAACGCTGTTTAAGGCTCGATTTGACAGCTCTGGCAAGGCAGGTACTCTCATTCAACAAGGGTTTTGGCAGAAGTTTTTTGTAACTATGGCTGGTGAAATTGATTTCGGGGCCGAAGATAAGACTCCGAAGTTCGGAGTTTCTATGGCTCTGAGACCCTAGTCTATGTATGCCAAGGAGATAGGCATTCATGTTAAACTGAGAGGTTGTTGCTTGAGGAGACTTTCAAACAATGACGCAAAACTTCTTCTATA encodes:
- the LOC131635581 gene encoding mitochondrial outer membrane protein porin of 34 kDa-like — encoded protein: MSKGPGVYSSIGDKAKDVLYKDYAQQSPIHFHYKFMDWNAGFACKVIEIVPGFRTVFKCTIPDSGKVELQYVNRFTGISGCIGLLGSEEGQYEPVLNFSGLLGTSILSLGANVAFHIPTRSITKLNAGFGFNSAFLEASLTLHDSFDTLKATFYHQVNPLTQTAIATQVKHSLSLKETGVNIGVQHAFFPETLFKARFDSSGKAGTLIQQGFWQKFFVTMAGEIDFGAEDKTPKFGVSMALRP